Part of the Quercus lobata isolate SW786 chromosome 6, ValleyOak3.0 Primary Assembly, whole genome shotgun sequence genome, TTATTGTGGGAGGAGGAAGTGCCTCTTTGAGACAAAGCTCATTGGCTTATTTGATataaaaccccaaatccaagtTTTTCACATTCTCACAGTTATAAGAAAGACAATATCACAATACAGAGCGCAGGACTTGACCAAGAAAAGATACAGTGACCTTTACTCAATGGAAAtcaatttgtattgttggaCGGTGCTTGTTATAGCTTGTTCAACCGGTAATCTCTCCATGCTTGATGCACCATAAAACCCGTGCACTCCTTTCGTGCTCTTCAGTATGAATTCAGCCTCGCTAGGACCAGATATAGGACCTGCAAAGTATACCAGATTGTTTTGTAGATTATGTTGATTAAGGAACCAAGAACATTTagaatggaaaatgaaaaacaacCTTGAAAATGCTTTTGAGTGTTGAAAGTTACCATACACAAAAATCAAGGTAAAATAAAAGCTGGAGTCAGGATGAGCCCAAGCATGATGCCAAAGTTGACAGTTTAACAATCATATTGTTACTATAAATAAGATTAATAGCGGCAAGAGCCTTGAAGCTCAATGGCATTGCCCAGGGAAATCCTAAGTTCAAATCCCCCTCCTCCActtataagaaaatataaagataaataatcGAAATTAGAACATTAGCATAATTGGAAAATAAGAACAAATCCAGAATATGAATTTGTAAGAAAATCTCTATAACATTCAATCTACAGTATGTGGCTCTAAACTATTTTCTACCATAAAGAAGATAAATGATTACTTTAACAAGGACACAGAAAATATGTTAATGCTAGTGTGTGCATGCACACACACGCAAGGGAGTAACTGATTAAAAGAATTTCAGGCCAGTGTATAAAGAAgctaaattcaaaattaaagaaacacCAAAACTTTGCAACAGTCTTCATAACAAGAAGCAAATATTTGCTAGATACCTCCATGACAGAGCACAATAACATTAGGATTGATTCTATGTGCAGCATCAGCTATAGCCTGAACGCGAACTACACTTTCCTCCATCGATACAGCTGTCTGTGCACCTATAGAGCCAGATGTTGTGAGTCCCATATGGGCCACTATGATATCAGCGCCAGCTTTTGCCATCTCTGCGGCTTCATTTTGGTTAAAAGCATATGGGGTTGTCAAGAGACCCAGTTTATGTGCTTTTTCAATCATCTCAACTTCTAAGCTGATcattaaaacaagaaaaataacagCTTTAATAGGCACAAAAAACACCATAATGGTATAAATGAGGGTAAAAGTTTCTGTGAGGGCATACCCATATCCCATTCCTGTTTCTTCAAGATTTTGTCTAAAATTACCATCAAAGAGCCCAacagttggaaaattttgcacCCCAGAGAATCCAATTGACTCCACCTGCTTTAGGAAGTAATCCATTCGGCGAAAAGGATCGGTAGCACAGACTCCAGCAAGAACTGGTACCTTCTCCACCACCTATACATGCTTGTGAGCTCCATTTCagtaacaaattttacaaaaggGGGAGCAGAAATTGACTGAGAAACATAACCAAGCAAGTCTTTCCATGTTTACTCTAAGTTATATTGGCCATCCTATAAAATAcattatacataatatatatatttatatatatatatatatataggagtgGACATAAAAGATAACTGAAACAGAACTAAGAGTTAAGTAAATATATCCACAAACCTATTACGCAAATAAAATGTTGATAATTGACCAAATGATCccatattaaaatatattaccTTTACGGCCTGAATCCAGTTGATTACTATTAATAACAAGTTACAAGAAGGATGTTCAACCCTTCTCTTATGATCtgaaaaattcaacaaatttcaAGTTTGTAATTCATAGGATTCAAACGTTTCTTTTGAGTCAGATGCTGGTTAAAATTTCCACAAACTGGTGATGATCCACTCTCCCCCTTATATAACATGGTGACTCTTAGTTCCATCAACGCCTTTTACTGTTTcacattcaaaattttgaaatttgagtttGAATGCATGCTTAGTCGCGTAATTGAAAGTTAGCAGAAGTTTAAGACAATGTTTCCAGATGATTTAATAAAAAGCTTCCTAACAAAGATCTCTTGTAAACAACTTTTAATTAAAGCAAGCAGTTGAAACTTACTGGCAACACTTCGTTAGCCATGTCAAGTACTATAGCATTTGCATCAGCAAAAGGCAATAAGCCAGCTAAGGAGCCCCTTCCAGCCATGCGAAAGCGACCTGAATTGTACAACACTATCAGATCAATACCACCAGCCTCCTCAAACTTTGCAGATATGCCTGTCCCTGCACCAGCCCCTAATATTGGGATTCCCTtacttatttgaattttcagcTGCTGCAATATTGACCTGGTTCTTTGTAAAGTTTCTGTTGCAAAAATAATTGGTAACTGGTTAGCTCTGAGTCCACCATGACATAGAACAACATCTATTCCTCACTACTACGGTAGCTGGTAATTGAAACCCTGTGAtacataagtaataattttatcttattttgcTTTCTTAGTTAATTTTTAATCAAGTTATACATATTGACATGCTTTTTCTCataataaaatctaaatcacaaattaaactacatactttctttttttctttgacaacaaattttatCTCTAAAAAGAGACACTCAAGTGGACAGGACATGTACAAATTAGACTACATTGATGGAAATTGCAAAGGCATAGACAATACAGAATGACATATGCATCCATTATATTAAAGATTAACAATGCAATTAGGATTTCCAATTGTTAGAAGtattgattaaatgattaaatttatcatatcccaatagtttgagtttttgagacatttggtaatttaacatggtatcaaagcaggaGGTCTTGAGTTCAATCCCTATTTCTTCCactctacctctcatttaaatTCCCACGTATTGGGCCTCACCTATTAAAAGGTAGTTTCAGCTCACACATTAGGGGAAGTGTTAGAAGTATTGATCAAATGATTAAATTTGTCATATCTcaatagcttaagcttttgagataattagtaatttaacacCAATATACTGTCACAAAAACCAGCAATTACTACTTTCCAACAACACCAGGGCCTGATTTTATTGAGCTGTACTTTCATACGTAACATAtgaattcaagtgttaaaactaAACCTGGTCTTGCATCTGGGAAGTCACTTGGGCTGTAGAGAATGGCCCCAAAGCTTGACAAATTCATCTTGGAAACAGTATTTTCCTGAAATTCTTGATTGGCTACAGGACTAGCAATTTGCAGAAAACTGGAATCCTTAGAATTCTTAGCACTGATCTCTAAGAATGAGTCGACCAATGCCTTTGCAAACTCAGAGTCATTAATATGACAAGGATACAACTTCACCTATAAAACactaacaaattttaattatacaaGGTAAACAAAGACAGTTAATGTATGAGATTATGGCAATTAAACCCAAGCACAAAGAGAAGGTTCAAATTGTGACACACTCTAGTCAATGAGCAATAATGATACCTGTCGATCTTCATTTGTCTGAATAAGTCTCTGTAGTTCAGTTATAAGAGTATTAGTAGCCTCAAGATCATAAAAGGGCATCCCTTGAACATCCAGAGCAGAGATACCTTTTTGTGGCAGGCAAACACAGATCTTTGATGATGACTTGTTTAGTTTGTTTGCTATAAATTCAGCAAATCTTTTATTCTCATCTGGCGTAGTTCGCATCAGTGAAACCTGAAAACGGCAATATAGATTCTGTCATACACACTCTGATATATAATTTCATCAGAGCCGAGATGTATTAAACAATTGCTATGGCATAAAACATGACATTCCAATCTTCCAGCAGAGACACAGAGATCAGAGATTCTGTTTTGCCATTAGAATCACAAGGAAAATGAAACCTCTTCTGTAATATGCATAAATTAACATGAAGACGATAACTTTTAGTAGTGATGGAGATCAAGGCACCGCTTCGAAGGATCTCGTTCAAGTACCAATTGGGCCGGTTACAAGAGCACGAGCAAAGGAGTTCAAGGATGTACTCAACGGACTCATCCAAGAGTTATGGGCTCAAGCAAATTCATGGAAGCCCATTGAGCATGATCCACGTGGACAACAAAAAATCGTCACCTTGATTCAAGTTCTAAAAGGATCCAGTCAAGACTAAGaattggcatgaaatattttgggtctatgtaaaaaacgttattctaggtttaggtgatttatttccttgtttttaggtgcatttaatgctttttaggtcaaactttattcctaatatggttaggtatcaattatgagttattttagaatatattttcttgtctgtcaagttttaaggagcccttaaatagtcatctaagtctgtaaacgtttttcagatattattgataaaacttATGAAGTTTATTCTCTGAACTTATCGGGAATTCCCGTGGCGTTCATCTCGACTTATTAAACGGAGTTTCCACCACCGTTTGTAGCGTCTTCCTTATACCGAGattcttgtttgtcataaacaacGGGTCGAGGTCTCCCATTTGAATTTGTCCATAGAACGATCTTGGGTTCCCTTTCGTTGTTGGGTCTCGTTATTCTTGACGGGGTTCACATCAAGTAGTATCTTGAAAATCGAAGCACTTAAATGCCttaaataatgccagaataaAATGACAAAGATCAAAGAGAAGAATAAGGGTTGTAGAGACTCATCACCTGCTTAATATGTTCATAAATTTTTCTTTGCTGAAAATTAGAAGGTATGGTATCTTTAGCTCCAAAGTTGACCATGTCTAAGGCTCCAACGCTTAGGACTAATGGAATCCTCTTCTCTATAATGGCATCAAAGCGGGAATTGTCACAAGCCATGACACCACCAACTAAATAGTCTGCGACCTCTGTTGTTGTGATGTCCAAAACACCCtaagtaaaatgaaaatgaaaagagtAAATATATAAAGGGAAGAAGCCATCACCAAGCAGGGGAAaagaggattaaaaaaaaaattcagagaaaTTATAAGGATTAAATAATCTGGCTCCACCAACTCAACCCATATTGAACACCTTGACAGACAGAATTaaagaaagatatataaatCAGAAAATACTCAATACAAGTCTGTAATGTGAGTCAATTAAAGATTTCTTATTCGATGTACGCCATTATAACATGATATGACacaaaaataagtttgaaaatttatCATCGGCTCTTAAGTACCAACATTAACTGAAGAAACATTCAAATAACAAACATAAGTACCTATCTCTAGCTTAAGCGGATGAGTTTCATTGCTTTCAACTAGCTATTCTAAGACAAGTTTTAAGTCACCTAAAATTGATGATGTTAACATCTTCATCAATTCAATTAGAAATTTAAGGTCGAAACacaacctagaaaaaaaaaatttgttagaatTTCCCAACTACCAAACATACGAGAAGGCTCAAGTTTTTTATAGCCAGCTTCCAAACACATAAAAGATCCACTTCTTTTGACAAAGCAACTAGAGTTTTAGATGCAAATGGATTGTATATAGAGAGGTACCTGTATAAATCCCTCTCTAACAAGAGACTCCATAGCCTTTCCCCCTATCCCAGTGGCATGAAAAACCAAGGTCTCATAACCTTCTTTATGCAATCTTTCTTGGACGGCAGTTACACATGGAGTTGTAACCCCAAACATCGTTAAACCAACCGTAGATTTTTCATTGACACTAGAAAAATCTCTGGATCTCTCAAGCCTTCCAATCACCATTCCAGCAAAAGCAGCTCCAGCATTTGAGAACACAACTCTACTTACACTATTAACCCCACAAACATCCACTATGGATGGAAACAATATCAAATCTGATGTCCCAACATAAGGTTCAGTTTGACCACTAGCTACTGTTGACACAATGACCTTAGGCACTCCAATCGGAAGAATTCTGAAGGCAGATGATATAAGAGATGTCCCTCCACTGCCTCCAATACCAATGACTCCAGCAACAACACCATCCTCGTGAGATTTCTTAAGAAAATGTTCAAGTGCTTTACTCATTATAGCAATAGCTTTGCCTCTGTCATCTGGAAGCAACGGTGGGGCTTGCCCAACTGACTCAGAATAACAAGAGAGAACATCCTTTCTCGACACAAATATAAAATCTCCCAAACTCTCAATCTTCTTCTGCCCAGAAGAAACATCAAGAATCGCCACTTGTACCTATATTTCCATGAGCAATTTAACAACAAACAAGAACAAATTAGTTTTCTGGCCAAAATACATTGTTGGTCCCTAAACAAGAACAATTTTGGTCCTTATAGTTTAAAGTGATCACATTTAGTCCCTATGGAGTGATGacaaaattagtttttaaattaGTCACGTTGTCTAAGGACTAAAAATGATCACTTTAAACTTTAAGaaatcatagttttttttttttttttttcacaacaaaaacaaataaataaggtAACCTACTTATTCGATTGACCTACATTGTTAGagaaccacataaaaaaaaactaaagaaaatgtTGTGTAACTCAATAGAAGAAacattcataaaatattttgcGTACTTACAAAAATCAAGTAGGAAAGAGGATAAACTTGATGCCCTTACTATAACAGAGGATATGGCCCTAAAAAGAGCTACACTGTGACAATGAACTTTGATCATTTGATAGGTATAGAAAGTCATACTGAGTTACACTCGAAGCCTTATTTTTACCATACAATCTTTAAGTTGGTTGACCTCCTACTTATAGATACAAAAACTaggttgtaagttgtaacccGTGGTTATGCACGAAAACACACATTCGACAATAGGAGAGTGAGGTTGCCTTAATGGCTTACGCGCCGAGTATTATGAATGAGTGACTTGGCatcaaaattatgaaaaattataactgGACGACAATTGCAAAAATTAGATTAGAATTAAaagttaatttaaattcaatttggaTTCTCACTGTGCTTTGACTTTAATATAATACCAAAATAAGTACGTAATAAACGTCAAAACTATTTATCTCTGAATTCAATTCACAGAATGAAGCACTATATtagaattcttttatttttgtaataacaCTAGTAATTTTCTTATAATCAAACATGTAAGCAATacacattagaaaaaaaaaaaaaggaaattaaagaaagtgTAAGGTGTATATATACCTTTAGAGAAGAGTTGTTGGAGAAGGTGTTGAGATTGGATCGGACTGAGTTGGATAGGAATCGGAGATCTTCGAGCTTCGTATCGGCCGTTCCAACACAGAAAACTCGGAGAGTTCGATTACGGTCCGCCATTTTTCAACTCTCAAAGCTCTAGAGATTCGGATTTCGGAGTTGGCGTGCAAAATTGTACAAGGCTGGCTTGCTTTgcttaagatatatatatatatatatatatattatggagAAAATGGGTTGAGGAAGATCTTCATGTTATCAGTTGTCAGTGTCAACTTGCAGGTAGAGGGGCAATGACTGAAGTTTGAAGCAGAGTATAGGGTTAGATATGTAAAATCTACCGCCTAAAGTGAAGTTTATACATACTTCTGCTGAAAATAGAAAGCTTGTTACAACCGACTCACCGTATCCCGTATCAGACAGTCTATCAGAGATGCTTTGCTAATGCTATACCCCAAATTTAGATACAAGCCAAGTAGAAGAATTTATTTTGTGGTCAGAGAGAGACCTCAGCTATTTGTTCTGTTCTtgttttttatgtatatatattgtttttcaGTAAATTATACAGTATGTTGTAACTTGGCTTAAGAGCGTGTTTGTTTCGGTGAAAAACAtatgtagaaaatattttgcaCGTCCACTGTTTGGGTGAACTAGAAAATATGGTCAATTTCAGTTTGACCATAAAATAAGGGCTCTTTCATTGAGAAATCTTTTACActtctattttaccttcaacCAAATTATACTTCAATTTTTCAACCTGCATCCGAACCGAGAGAGAAGCTCTAGCCGAGACACCGTCCGGTGTAATTTTTGGcgtatttacatatttttcagTAATGATTTTACATGCAAACTAAATATAAGAGACCATTTTTTGGCGTATTTTCtagaatgcaaccaaacaattgaaaatattttcatttttaaaaatatttttcacctgaaaaaatttgatacttgaaaaacattttatataaagCCAAACACAGTCGAAGTAAATTagattttgtaattaaatttaaacagtTGGAGAATCATTTttagaaaaacaattaattttggtatgtttggatacagtttattttgttgaaaattgaaaactaaaaacaataaaaaaaataataataaatttactaTTCACTCTTTTTTTACTGTTTATATGCCttggtgcactgttcatgtctcATGAACAGCGCACCAGGCGCtggtcttaaaaaaaaaaaaaaggaaagaaacgtAGACGCATACGTGGTAAGcacaaaacgcgcttcccaaacgcacccTTTGTATTTTCATATAGATTTTCTAACATTTTGAATTCTACCAAGGAACTTGCATCCTTTATTCTCAAAACACTAAATTGATGTACCAGTAGGTATGGTGAGGGATTTCACCTTATTGACTACCTTAGTCATGGATTCGTTGTGGGGAGCAAGAAATGAATGAGTCTTCCAATTGAATGAAACAAATGTTAGGGATTTGATGGCCACATTTCAAAAAAGATCAAGAGAGTTCAAGGGAGGGGGCAGCAAAGTCCATATATTACCGCTTGATCTTGGTAGGAAATGGTGTAAAGCCCCTTACAGGCCTTGTCAAAATCAATTGTAATGTTAcattactccaaaaaaaaaaaattgttgctcTAGCCATGACAGAACGAGATCATACAACTACAAGAGACTTGGTGTGCGTTTGACATTGGtttaaaaagcttttttttttttttttactatttaacttatttttgctaccaTTTAAGGATTCCATtgcattttttggtattattcatgaatctcactttttgttcttttttgagGGCTAAGGCCTCGGCAATAagatttcaaattcaagttGCATGCAGGGGAAAGGTTAAGAAATGTCGTTATTAAGAGTACTCCAAGAAATGTATCATCAACCCAACTAATCCACAAAACCATTGTGGACCATCGAAGACCTAGTGTAGGTCACTTGCTTTCTATTGTCTTCTCTATCTAAAGAATGTTTTGTTTGGACTAGGAGAGAGACAAATATTGCGACTcctgtttttcttctttattttattttatttttttttttttttgtgtgtgcataaTTCAATAGTTGTGTATAATTCATGAGTATCTCATTTAAGAACACCAAAAAATAGCAACCAATTAAGTTAGAAGGCTTTGatttcatgtttttattatagGCCTTCCCTTATCTTATAATTTTGTTGATCTGTTTCCTTTGCTTATTTGTCAACTGTCAACAGCATGTGTTTGTCATTCTAATTAGGGACTTGTGTTGCttgcaataaaatattttaaacagtaatgtatatatatatatatatatatatattactcagatttgtaaaatttaaagacaTTATTAAGGGGTGAAAGTGGAATTTGGCctgtaaaaatattaaatatatgtataagtATTTGAACTTTGGGCATATGGCTCGTGGCTATTCGTTAGACTTCAGTGAGGATCATTGTTTGTTGGGTACCTCCATGGCAACTGGCAATTGGCATATTGCACGATTAGGGAAAGTCAAAGTCTCCACATCGGTTGCAGACTTGCACGATGCATTTAGGATTTTCAAATaggaaatataaatattttagtgTTATTCATTTATACGAATACGATTGCCAATTGTGTCAGGAACCAGGGTACAATGTAAATGGGGATTCTCTTCATTTtgtcaaaactaaaaaaaaaattcagattaacccacaattcaaccaaaaaaatatgataataaatcAGCCAACAGCCacaccacaaaacaaaaccatttaaccagacaaagaaaaaatcaatcATTTTGTACTAATAATCATAGATTGGATACATTAATTCTTCAAAGAAAATATGAGATGGAGATGGATAATCCCTTTTTTCTATATGGATCTGAAGTGATGTATTGGATCGTCACTGTATAGTGCATGATGGATTGGGCTCCTGCCACTGGTCAATATGAACAACACCCACTCTCTCACATACACAGTGGTGAGGCACATAGAAAACTTGGGGCTGCGGATCGGGCTTCTTTTCATCAGGCTTCTTCTCATCGGGCTTCTTCTCATCAGGcttcttctcatctttctttGGTGGAGCTGGAGGAGGCCCAATACTCACCACTTGAGCAAATTTCCCTGTTTTTCTTGCACGTACTATGATTTCATATGGATCTGCACTACCTGTTACAGTCAAAGTCCCCTTGCCTTCATCAACTTCAACTTTATCAACCCCTGCAATTTGAAGGAAGATTTAGAGATGACCATAACAAAGACCACTATTTTAAGTCTCTCACATATTGAATTTtcatccccaaaaaaaaaaaaaaaaaaaattgctacctTAAGCTACATGTATGGGCTTTGAATGATCATATGACCATAGGGATTACACAAGAGAGAAAAAACCAAAggtggaaaaataaaaattaatacctTTCATGTATGTTGGCTCATGATTCTAATTCCAAACAAAATATGATCAATCGTATATACCTTGTAGTGAAGAAACCGCTTTGAGAAGCTTCTTCTTGCATTTTTGGCATGCAATATCGACCTTCAAGACAGTCCTCTGCACCATGGTAGATGAGCTTTTCAACTCTCTCTATTCTAAATGGAAATGACAAACCGACTTCTTGGATAATTGTGTTATTTAAAGGAGAGTTTAGGACTAGGACTATGACTGTCGTAACGAAACCTCTGGGTTGTTCACCCTCCTTGGCACATTTTCAACCGCTTGTTCTAGAACTATTGTCTTCAACACAAGTACGTGTGActaaactaaattaaatacTTACCTAATCATGACTATATGCCCCCTCAATGGATTGAAGATTCAACCAATTCAATATGGACttgagatttttattattttaagttggATGTTGGGAGTTTTAATATGACTTTATTTGTggctttttttaagaaaactttaTTTGTGGCTTTCAGTTCATATAAGCCGTCCACAATCGTCAATATTTGGTGCAAACACATTAAGCCTCCCTAACAAACCAATTAACCAAGTAGCGGAAGAAATAAATACAGCCTTTATTTGGGCATCTAATAAGCCACCTATCAGAGAAATAAATACTTTCAGCCTTTCAAACAAACTTTTTGTTTGGCTATCAAAAATAATGTAAACATAACACACggttgtgggtttcagttaacttaattagttaagtctctaatagttgaataagagatttgagattcaatttttttctacatcaaaaaccaattggtaccttagtctgatgataatgAGTACAATTATTAGAAGCGAACGTTATAGATTAAAACTctatcataaaaaatttaaaaaaaaaaaatagcaaacggTTGGACCTATTTATAAATTGTTGAAACAAATTGCATTGATCCATATAAACTATATATGATGAATACATCTTATTCTTTAGGCCTCCATAAACTTTTCCtccaaaaataatattgtcCATTGATTCAGGTAAATGTCCAGATTCCTTATAGCAACTTTTGTGGACTAGAAAATAAAGGCTATTGATTACGTTTGTGgactagaaaattcaaaattgatcaaGTTCATGATCGGTCCCCTTATAGCAACTTTCACCAAAATTAGTTATAGTCTAAGAGACttgggggagggggaggggggtgttttccctttttttaaaaaaaataaaaaataaaattgacgaTTAAGGAACAACTTATCACATCCCATTGACAGCTTAAATTTAACATCTCCCAAAAAGTTACAAATTGACTCCTAAGGATTACAATTGTGgcttcagaaatttttttcagagtcgtaaagaaacttaaattaaataagatttaataaaaagagaaattgaatatacTGAGTTATTGacaccccccccaaaaaaaaaaaaccccacccTCACATacaaatacatgaagttttacaatttctttatacgaatttttatattttgaaattgttatatGATAATTCATTATCAGTTACCATTATTTATTGTCCATATGGGTAGAtttgaccattttattttgtttagtttgtataacttttatattttattatttttatacagttgtcattatctatttgtcattgtttttataaaaatattttgacaaaaCTCAACCTCCTATTAATTATTATCCCACACAACTGCATTCatccatacataaataatacactaaggctccgt contains:
- the LOC115994621 gene encoding heavy metal-associated isoprenylated plant protein 43-like; translated protein: MVQRTVLKVDIACQKCKKKLLKAVSSLQGVDKVEVDEGKGTLTVTGSADPYEIIVRARKTGKFAQVVSIGPPPAPPKKDEKKPDEKKPDEKKPDEKKPDPQPQVFYVPHHCVCERVGVVHIDQWQEPNPSCTIQ
- the LOC115994619 gene encoding uncharacterized protein LOC115994619, whose protein sequence is MADRNRTLRVFCVGTADTKLEDLRFLSNSVRSNLNTFSNNSSLKVQVAILDVSSGQKKIESLGDFIFVSRKDVLSCYSESVGQAPPLLPDDRGKAIAIMSKALEHFLKKSHEDGVVAGVIGIGGSGGTSLISSAFRILPIGVPKVIVSTVASGQTEPYVGTSDLILFPSIVDVCGVNSVSRVVFSNAGAAFAGMVIGRLERSRDFSSVNEKSTVGLTMFGVTTPCVTAVQERLHKEGYETLVFHATGIGGKAMESLVREGFIQGVLDITTTEVADYLVGGVMACDNSRFDAIIEKRIPLVLSVGALDMVNFGAKDTIPSNFQQRKIYEHIKQVSLMRTTPDENKRFAEFIANKLNKSSSKICVCLPQKGISALDVQGMPFYDLEATNTLITELQRLIQTNEDRQVKLYPCHINDSEFAKALVDSFLEISAKNSKDSSFLQIASPVANQEFQENTVSKMNLSSFGAILYSPSDFPDARPETLQRTRSILQQLKIQISKGIPILGAGAGTGISAKFEEAGGIDLIVLYNSGRFRMAGRGSLAGLLPFADANAIVLDMANEVLPVVEKVPVLAGVCATDPFRRMDYFLKQVESIGFSGVQNFPTVGLFDGNFRQNLEETGMGYGLEVEMIEKAHKLGLLTTPYAFNQNEAAEMAKAGADIIVAHMGLTTSGSIGAQTAVSMEESVVRVQAIADAAHRINPNVIVLCHGGPISGPSEAEFILKSTKGVHGFYGASSMERLPVEQAITSTVQQYKLISIE